A genomic stretch from Candidatus Bathyarchaeota archaeon includes:
- a CDS encoding glycosyltransferase family 4 protein yields the protein MKILMLSDFYHPIIGGLERHVKALAEELIIAGYSVTVCTIKTKWLPTFEEQNGVKIIRIDGFFQSLPFLFADRSKRYHPPIQDWLITRKLKRLIEEIKPDIIHAHGWILHSVLPLKKRYKIPLIVTLHDYGLICPKKIITRVNSEICSTPLSNYCITCGRESYGLVKSLLGYLGVQLNRRILKHVDKFIAVSQYVRDVHLINLGLNEDKITVIPNFYKEEKIDSSKRRMLPDEFMLFVGSLRPDRGLKILIDAYKALKTKTKLVIIGTEHPKYSYTSTDDVTIIANATHELVMTACNNCNFLIIPSIIPSACPTVAFEAMSCKKAIIGSDIGGLRYIIINGVTGFLIPPLNTKALAEAMSFLIENPQISMAMGKKGWELFQKQFSLNSILPRLEQLYEELHAKNEETTR from the coding sequence TTGAAAATCTTAATGTTATCCGACTTCTACCATCCAATAATCGGCGGGCTAGAGAGGCACGTAAAAGCACTAGCCGAAGAATTAATCATTGCGGGTTATTCGGTAACAGTGTGCACAATAAAGACTAAATGGCTCCCTACTTTTGAAGAACAGAATGGAGTAAAAATAATTAGAATTGATGGTTTTTTTCAAAGTCTACCTTTTCTGTTTGCTGACCGCTCAAAGCGATATCATCCGCCAATTCAAGATTGGTTGATTACACGAAAATTGAAAAGACTGATTGAAGAGATAAAGCCTGACATCATTCATGCACATGGTTGGATTTTGCATTCGGTATTACCCTTAAAGAAAAGATACAAAATCCCGTTAATTGTTACTTTGCACGATTATGGCTTGATATGCCCTAAAAAAATCATAACCAGAGTCAATAGTGAAATATGTAGTACGCCTCTTTCAAATTATTGTATAACTTGCGGACGAGAATCCTACGGTTTAGTCAAGTCTCTTCTAGGATATTTAGGCGTTCAATTGAATCGACGCATTTTAAAGCATGTTGACAAGTTTATAGCTGTAAGTCAATATGTAAGAGACGTTCACCTGATTAACTTGGGATTAAACGAGGACAAAATAACGGTAATTCCAAATTTCTATAAGGAAGAAAAAATTGATTCAAGTAAAAGAAGAATGTTGCCTGACGAATTCATGCTTTTTGTCGGGTCTCTGAGACCTGACAGAGGGCTAAAAATTTTGATAGATGCGTATAAAGCCTTAAAAACGAAAACGAAATTGGTTATTATTGGAACAGAACATCCAAAATACTCTTACACGAGCACAGACGATGTGACCATAATTGCCAATGCCACACACGAATTAGTAATGACCGCATGTAACAACTGCAATTTCTTGATCATTCCAAGCATAATTCCTTCCGCCTGTCCAACTGTGGCGTTTGAAGCAATGAGCTGCAAGAAAGCTATTATCGGTTCGGATATAGGCGGACTAAGATATATCATAATTAATGGTGTGACTGGGTTCTTAATCCCTCCACTGAATACTAAAGCATTGGCAGAGGCTATGTCTTTTCTTATTGAGAATCCTCAAATAAGCATGGCAATGGGCAAAAAAGGGTGGGAACTGTTCCAAAAACAATTTTCTCTAAACTCTATTTTACCGAGGTTGGAGCAATTGTACGAAGAGCTACACGCTAAAAACGAGGAGACAACTCGATAA
- a CDS encoding class I SAM-dependent methyltransferase, with protein MTKMEKLEKNWDELGKIDPLWAISNSPEKKGGKWSVNEFFETGIEEIGAIIKYIKSLGVNTSHSRALDFGCGVGRISQALANHFDMVCGVDIAPSMIDLAKKYNRYGEKCHYYLNEADNLKLFNDDYFDFIYSIITLQHIPPEYSWKYLKEFLRILAPQGLLIFQVPDEPSLSSSVRQILGRLKAKFSGHPIIEMYEMKRDEVIKFVVKNGGRIVDIVRDTATGPDWRSLRYCVTKRYTLR; from the coding sequence ATGACTAAAATGGAAAAGCTAGAAAAAAACTGGGATGAATTAGGTAAGATTGATCCTCTTTGGGCGATAAGTAATAGCCCAGAAAAGAAGGGAGGGAAATGGTCAGTAAACGAGTTTTTCGAGACGGGTATAGAAGAAATTGGCGCCATTATAAAATATATCAAATCTCTCGGGGTTAACACTTCACATAGCCGAGCCCTTGATTTTGGTTGCGGTGTTGGAAGGATAAGTCAAGCACTTGCGAACCACTTCGATATGGTCTGCGGAGTCGATATCGCTCCATCCATGATTGATTTGGCCAAAAAATACAACCGCTACGGCGAAAAATGTCACTACTATTTGAATGAGGCAGATAACCTTAAGCTATTTAACGATGATTATTTCGATTTCATATATTCCATCATCACTCTTCAGCATATACCACCCGAGTACTCTTGGAAATACCTAAAGGAGTTTCTGAGAATACTTGCCCCGCAGGGTCTGCTTATATTTCAAGTCCCAGATGAGCCTTCTCTTAGCTCGTCTGTAAGACAGATACTCGGTAGACTGAAGGCGAAATTTTCCGGGCATCCCATCATAGAAATGTACGAAATGAAACGAGACGAAGTCATAAAATTTGTTGTAAAAAACGGGGGTCGGATAGTTGATATCGTTAGAGACACAGCAACGGGTCCAGACTGGCGAAGCTTGCGATATTGCGTTACCAAGAGGTACACCCTGAGATAG
- a CDS encoding nucleotidyltransferase family protein translates to MPESMNDTQYFKMPESDRILASCSDELCKVKSAMSTPNQVPLELLFRKFRESRISLEKLLPLLNIFNESDKNNLAIEAHRDRLYREKWFQKLTFVCNLLNNSGIQYIFIKILDYPYAQMSDLDILILNPEEELKALGQLVDQGFKIFGFRLLAHPLKLMALRMDDIDPKIAVDFYPSPAWIRKKIGDNEVIFSRAQITYIGGREAKIPSPEDSLYLIGTHSYNHLRFTFAEILHGLNTINGNFDWQYLFNLTRVYGTADSIYLYLRLIDIYSREFRHCSSVPEHIFKPYQKSRICRKIDSWLETSRGILEFPVYVPTKIGCVYSSLYHCKTIGQHIPISDLLCDFTSHYLSLFSKLTLGKT, encoded by the coding sequence TTGCCTGAATCTATGAATGATACTCAATACTTCAAGATGCCCGAGAGTGATCGAATACTTGCCAGTTGCTCCGATGAACTGTGCAAAGTCAAAAGTGCAATGTCCACTCCCAATCAAGTGCCTCTAGAGCTGCTATTCAGAAAATTTAGAGAGAGTAGAATTTCGCTTGAAAAATTATTGCCCTTACTCAATATTTTTAACGAAAGCGACAAAAATAACCTTGCCATAGAAGCACATAGAGATAGGCTATACCGAGAAAAATGGTTCCAAAAGCTAACTTTTGTATGCAACCTACTTAACAACAGCGGTATTCAGTATATATTCATAAAAATTCTCGATTATCCATATGCGCAAATGTCTGACCTAGATATTCTGATATTAAACCCCGAAGAAGAGTTAAAGGCATTAGGGCAACTGGTCGATCAGGGTTTCAAAATTTTCGGATTCAGGCTGCTTGCGCATCCATTAAAGCTAATGGCGCTAAGGATGGATGATATTGACCCAAAAATTGCTGTGGACTTTTATCCTTCGCCCGCTTGGATTCGGAAAAAAATAGGTGATAACGAGGTCATTTTTTCCAGGGCACAAATTACCTATATTGGCGGCAGAGAAGCAAAAATTCCATCCCCCGAGGATTCTTTATATTTGATCGGCACGCATTCGTACAATCATCTTAGGTTTACATTTGCAGAAATTTTGCATGGTCTCAATACAATAAATGGTAATTTTGATTGGCAATATCTGTTTAATTTAACTAGAGTCTACGGCACGGCTGATTCGATTTATCTTTACCTCCGATTGATAGATATCTATTCCAGAGAATTTCGTCACTGTTCCTCAGTTCCAGAACATATATTCAAGCCCTACCAAAAATCCAGAATTTGCAGAAAAATAGATTCATGGTTAGAGACATCACGCGGTATCCTAGAATTTCCAGTGTACGTTCCCACGAAAATTGGTTGCGTTTACTCATCCCTATACCACTGTAAAACAATAGGTCAACACATACCGATTTCCGATTTATTATGTGATTTCACATCTCATTATCTTTCCTTATTCTCAAAGCTAACATTGGGTAAGACATAG